A genome region from Nitrospira sp. includes the following:
- the tuf gene encoding elongation factor Tu: MAKAKFERRKPHVNIGTIGHVDHGKTTLTSALTKICADRGMAKFISYDEVAKASESQGRRDASKIMTIAISHVEYETDNRHYAHVDCPGHADYVKNMITGAAQMDGAILVVSAADGPMPQTREHILLARQVGVPYIVVFLNKADKVDDKELLELVELEVRELLTKYDFPGDKIPIVQGSALKAVEGDQGPLGVPSILKLLEAVDTYIPTPTRAIDKPFLMPIEDVFTISGRGTVVTGRCEKGIVKVGDEIEIVGLRPTQTTIVTGVEMFRKVLDEGQAGDNIGVLLRGTKKEDVERGMVLAKPKSITPHTKFKAEIYVLTKEEGGRHTPFFNGYRPQFYFRTTDVTGIVTLTPGVEMVMPGDNVTVTGELISPIAMDQGLRFAVREGGKTVGSGVVTEILA, translated from the coding sequence ATGGCGAAGGCGAAATTTGAGCGACGAAAGCCCCACGTGAACATCGGGACGATCGGGCACGTGGACCATGGAAAGACGACGCTGACGAGTGCGCTGACCAAGATCTGTGCGGATCGCGGAATGGCGAAGTTTATCAGCTACGACGAAGTGGCGAAGGCGAGCGAGAGCCAGGGCCGTCGGGATGCTAGCAAGATCATGACGATCGCGATCAGTCACGTCGAATACGAGACGGACAATCGGCACTATGCGCACGTTGACTGCCCGGGCCACGCCGACTATGTGAAGAACATGATCACCGGCGCCGCGCAGATGGATGGCGCAATCCTGGTGGTGAGTGCCGCCGACGGTCCCATGCCGCAGACGCGGGAGCACATTTTGTTGGCGCGCCAAGTGGGCGTCCCCTACATCGTGGTGTTTCTGAACAAGGCGGATAAGGTCGACGACAAGGAGCTGCTGGAGTTGGTCGAGCTCGAAGTGCGGGAGTTGCTGACGAAGTACGATTTTCCGGGCGACAAGATTCCGATCGTGCAGGGATCGGCGCTGAAGGCGGTCGAGGGTGATCAGGGGCCGTTGGGCGTGCCGTCCATTCTGAAATTGCTCGAAGCGGTGGATACGTATATCCCGACCCCGACTCGGGCCATTGATAAGCCGTTCCTGATGCCGATCGAAGACGTGTTCACGATCAGTGGGCGCGGGACGGTGGTGACGGGGCGTTGCGAAAAGGGCATCGTGAAGGTCGGCGACGAAATCGAAATCGTCGGGCTGCGGCCGACGCAGACGACCATCGTGACGGGCGTAGAAATGTTCCGCAAGGTGCTCGACGAGGGGCAGGCGGGGGATAACATCGGCGTCTTGTTGCGCGGGACGAAGAAGGAAGATGTGGAGCGGGGCATGGTGTTGGCGAAGCCGAAGAGCATCACGCCGCACACGAAGTTCAAGGCCGAGATCTATGTGTTGACAAAGGAAGAAGGCGGACGGCATACGCCGTTCTTCAACGGCTACCGGCCGCAGTTCTACTTCCGGACGACCGACGTGACGGGGATTGTGACGTTGACGCCGGGCGTGGAGATGGTGATGCCGGGAGACAATGTGACGGTGACGGGCGAGTTGATCAGCCCGATTGCGATGGATCAGGGGTTGCGGTTTGCGGTGCGTGAGGGCGGCAAAACCGTGGGCTCGGGTGTCGTCACGGAAATTTTAGCGTAG
- the rpsJ gene encoding 30S ribosomal protein S10: MKVDQRIRIRLRGFDYRVLDQSVVEIVETVRRSGARVVGPIPLPTRIEKFTVQRSTHVDKKSREQFEIRTHKRLLDIMEPTPETMDSLMKLNLAAGVDVEIKL, encoded by the coding sequence GTGAAAGTCGATCAAAGAATTCGTATCAGGTTGCGCGGGTTTGATTATCGCGTGCTTGATCAGTCGGTAGTCGAGATCGTTGAGACGGTGCGTCGGAGTGGTGCCCGGGTTGTCGGTCCCATCCCTTTGCCGACACGAATCGAGAAGTTTACGGTGCAGCGCTCAACTCACGTTGATAAGAAGTCTCGTGAGCAATTTGAGATCCGCACTCACAAGCGACTGTTGGATATCATGGAGCCGACGCCGGAAACTATGGATTCGTTGATGAAGTTGAATTTGGCGGCCGGCGTGGATGTGGAGATTAAGCTCTGA
- the rplC gene encoding 50S ribosomal protein L3, producing the protein MTNGLLGKKLGMTQVYDESVLAPVTIIEAGPCRVVSVKTKERDGYEAVQLSFGEVKERSLSQGELGHLKKHQAPASRWLREFPKVGDVTVGQTIKVDIFKKGDWVDVVGVSKGKGFQGVVRRHNYAGGPETHGSMFHRAPGSIGASSYPSRVWKNKALPGHMGDERVTVQRLKVIDARPDENLLFVRGAVPGGVNGLLIVRKSKKS; encoded by the coding sequence ATGACAAACGGATTGTTGGGTAAAAAGCTGGGAATGACCCAGGTTTATGACGAAAGCGTTTTGGCGCCGGTAACAATCATTGAGGCTGGACCTTGTCGGGTTGTTTCAGTCAAGACCAAAGAGCGTGATGGTTACGAGGCTGTCCAGTTATCATTCGGCGAAGTCAAGGAGCGTAGTCTGTCGCAGGGTGAATTGGGGCATTTGAAGAAGCATCAGGCTCCAGCTAGTCGATGGCTGCGCGAGTTTCCGAAAGTCGGGGACGTTACTGTTGGGCAGACCATTAAGGTCGACATCTTTAAAAAGGGCGATTGGGTCGATGTGGTCGGGGTTTCCAAGGGTAAGGGATTCCAGGGTGTTGTTCGCAGGCATAACTATGCGGGCGGTCCTGAGACTCATGGATCGATGTTTCATCGCGCGCCAGGCTCTATCGGTGCCAGTTCCTACCCGTCCCGTGTCTGGAAGAATAAGGCCCTGCCAGGGCATATGGGGGACGAGCGCGTCACGGTTCAGCGTCTGAAAGTGATTGATGCACGTCCAGATGAAAACCTGTTGTTTGTCCGCGGAGCAGTGCCCGGTGGTGTGAATGGGCTGCTGATTGTGCGGAAGTCGAAGAAGAGTTGA
- the rplD gene encoding 50S ribosomal protein L4, protein MPIVDVVDSKKKKVGTVDLPNEVFGCKPHVPLVHEAVVMQRACDRQGTASTLRRGEVSGSGKKPWKQKHTGRARSGSLRSPVWRHGGTVFGPKPRSYAYGMPRKKYRAALQSALSSKVLDGSVLVVSDLVIAEAKTKLLASALAQLGISGTALLVVGDANSHLVQAGKNLSGVTVLRPEELNVYDVLRCHSLVIPQSELSRVKEVWS, encoded by the coding sequence ATGCCGATCGTTGATGTGGTGGACTCAAAAAAGAAGAAAGTCGGTACGGTGGACTTGCCGAACGAAGTGTTTGGTTGCAAGCCCCACGTGCCTCTCGTGCATGAAGCTGTGGTGATGCAGCGTGCATGCGACCGCCAGGGCACTGCTTCCACCTTGCGTAGAGGAGAAGTGAGTGGCTCAGGGAAAAAGCCTTGGAAGCAGAAGCATACGGGGCGGGCACGTTCTGGCTCCCTCCGCTCTCCTGTTTGGAGGCATGGGGGCACCGTCTTTGGTCCAAAGCCGAGAAGTTATGCCTATGGTATGCCGAGGAAGAAGTATCGTGCTGCCTTGCAAAGTGCACTGTCTTCGAAAGTGCTTGACGGTAGTGTGCTTGTGGTATCCGACCTAGTCATTGCGGAAGCGAAAACGAAGTTGCTCGCTAGCGCGCTGGCTCAGCTCGGTATCTCTGGCACCGCTCTTCTCGTTGTCGGTGACGCGAATTCCCATCTCGTGCAGGCTGGTAAGAACTTGTCCGGCGTCACGGTCTTGAGGCCGGAAGAATTGAATGTGTACGACGTCCTTCGGTGTCACTCTCTGGTGATTCCGCAGAGTGAATTAAGCCGTGTGAAAGAGGTGTGGTCATGA
- a CDS encoding 50S ribosomal protein L23 gives MRGDLHQVLIQPLLTEKITALREQGNTVGFLVHPDANKIQIRQAVETLLKVKVSRVNVVNIRGKVKRLGRFVGKRSDWKKAFVTLKEGEKLELFESV, from the coding sequence ATGAGGGGCGACCTCCATCAGGTACTTATTCAGCCGCTCTTGACGGAAAAGATTACCGCACTGCGGGAGCAGGGTAACACCGTCGGTTTTCTGGTTCATCCCGATGCGAATAAGATTCAAATCAGACAGGCCGTCGAAACGCTTTTGAAGGTCAAGGTGTCCCGCGTCAACGTGGTAAATATTCGTGGCAAGGTAAAGCGCTTGGGTCGCTTTGTCGGCAAGCGGTCAGATTGGAAGAAGGCATTTGTCACGTTGAAGGAAGGCGAGAAGCTAGAGCTATTCGAAAGCGTGTAG
- the rplB gene encoding 50S ribosomal protein L2, whose protein sequence is MPLKVYKPTTPGRRGMTAIQGEKLTKKKPEKALTGFHLRTGGRNNDGRQTIRFRGGGHKRLYRQIDFRRDKAGVPAKVAAIEYDPNRSARIALLHYADGEKRYILAPVGLAIGDAVQSGVGAEVRPGNALPLVNIPLGTTIHNIELKPGKGAQLIRSAGGSAQVMGRDGAYVQIRLKSGEMRKVLSTCMATVGQVGNVDHENVVVGKAGRTRWKGKRPHVRGVVMNPVDHPHGGGEGKSGQGNPHPVSPWGTPAKGYKTRKNKATDKFIIARRKK, encoded by the coding sequence ATGCCATTAAAAGTCTATAAACCAACGACGCCTGGCCGCCGCGGAATGACGGCTATTCAGGGTGAGAAGCTCACCAAGAAGAAGCCTGAAAAGGCACTGACGGGTTTCCATCTCCGGACCGGTGGGCGTAACAATGATGGCCGACAAACAATTCGTTTCCGTGGGGGCGGGCACAAGCGCCTCTATCGACAGATTGATTTTCGACGGGACAAGGCTGGTGTTCCCGCGAAAGTGGCCGCGATCGAGTATGATCCGAACCGCTCCGCGCGAATTGCCTTATTGCACTATGCCGATGGCGAAAAGCGCTACATCCTCGCTCCTGTTGGGCTAGCTATTGGCGATGCGGTTCAGTCTGGTGTGGGTGCTGAGGTACGACCAGGGAATGCGCTCCCGCTGGTGAATATTCCGTTGGGTACAACCATTCACAACATCGAATTGAAGCCAGGAAAAGGTGCCCAATTAATTCGCAGTGCCGGTGGGTCTGCCCAGGTCATGGGCCGCGACGGTGCGTATGTGCAAATTCGCCTGAAGTCCGGTGAGATGCGCAAGGTATTATCCACCTGCATGGCTACGGTCGGGCAGGTTGGCAATGTGGATCATGAGAATGTTGTTGTCGGAAAGGCGGGTCGCACTCGCTGGAAGGGGAAGCGTCCCCATGTTCGTGGTGTGGTCATGAACCCGGTTGATCACCCCCACGGCGGAGGCGAAGGAAAGTCCGGTCAGGGCAATCCCCATCCCGTGTCCCCTTGGGGGACACCGGCAAAGGGCTACAAAACCCGTAAGAATAAAGCGACTGATAAATTCATCATCGCACGTAGGAAGAAGTAG
- the rpsS gene encoding 30S ribosomal protein S19, which translates to MPRSITKGPFVDDHLMKKVEQMNQMKDRKLIKTWSRRSTVVPDMIGHTFAVHNGKKFIPVFVTENMVGHKLGEFAPTRFFKGHGQAKTEKAVALK; encoded by the coding sequence ATGCCTCGTTCAATTACAAAGGGTCCATTCGTTGACGATCATCTGATGAAAAAAGTCGAACAGATGAATCAGATGAAAGACCGCAAACTTATTAAGACTTGGTCGCGTCGTTCGACCGTTGTGCCGGATATGATCGGGCACACGTTTGCGGTGCATAACGGCAAGAAATTCATTCCCGTTTTTGTGACTGAGAATATGGTCGGCCATAAGCTCGGTGAATTTGCTCCTACGCGCTTTTTTAAAGGCCATGGGCAGGCAAAGACCGAAAAAGCAGTGGCTCTGAAGTAA
- the rplV gene encoding 50S ribosomal protein L22, protein MAEAKAILRFVRVTPRKARIVIDMIRGQQVPMALAMLRHTPKHAARVIEKLLRSAVANAEQKELGDSDEMWVSQAVVNCGPIYKRFRARSMGRANSIQKRTSHITIAVAAPGAAANS, encoded by the coding sequence ATGGCAGAAGCAAAAGCAATTTTACGTTTTGTGCGAGTTACGCCTCGAAAGGCGCGCATTGTCATTGACATGATTCGAGGGCAGCAAGTGCCTATGGCATTAGCGATGCTCCGGCATACCCCGAAGCATGCCGCCCGGGTTATTGAGAAGCTGCTTCGTTCGGCTGTAGCCAATGCCGAGCAGAAGGAGCTGGGCGACAGCGACGAGATGTGGGTATCTCAGGCCGTTGTGAACTGTGGGCCAATTTATAAGCGTTTTCGAGCGCGATCAATGGGACGTGCTAATTCTATCCAGAAGCGCACAAGCCATATCACCATTGCGGTGGCTGCTCCAGGTGCCGCAGCGAATAGCTAG
- the rpsC gene encoding 30S ribosomal protein S3: MGQKTHPIGYRIGYNYTWSSRWYADKDYARLLHQDIKIRKMVKAKLYHAGVAKVEIERSGDQTRVIIHTARPGIIIGRKGAEVDKLKAALEKEYSGQAYITVKEIKKPELDAQLVSENVATQLEKRVAFRRAMKRSVQSALRLGAQGIKIMVAGRLGGAEIARTEWYREGRVPLHTLRAEVDYGFAEAHTTMGQIGVKTWIYKGELLPALQLKPDSALGRLG, encoded by the coding sequence ATGGGTCAGAAGACACATCCAATTGGGTATCGCATCGGGTATAACTACACGTGGAGTTCCCGCTGGTACGCGGATAAGGACTACGCCCGGCTCCTTCACCAAGATATTAAGATCCGTAAAATGGTGAAAGCTAAGCTCTATCACGCCGGAGTGGCGAAGGTAGAAATCGAGCGGTCTGGCGATCAGACCCGGGTGATTATCCATACCGCCCGTCCGGGGATTATCATCGGACGTAAAGGGGCGGAAGTCGACAAGCTCAAGGCGGCTCTTGAGAAGGAATACTCCGGCCAAGCTTACATAACGGTGAAGGAAATCAAGAAGCCGGAACTTGATGCTCAGCTGGTCAGCGAGAATGTGGCAACTCAGTTGGAGAAGCGCGTCGCCTTTCGTCGCGCCATGAAGCGCAGTGTGCAGTCAGCCCTTCGTCTGGGTGCTCAGGGTATTAAAATTATGGTGGCTGGACGTTTGGGTGGAGCGGAAATTGCCCGTACTGAATGGTATCGTGAGGGTCGTGTACCACTGCATACCTTACGAGCTGAGGTGGATTATGGGTTCGCTGAGGCTCATACGACAATGGGCCAGATTGGTGTGAAGACCTGGATCTATAAGGGCGAGCTGTTGCCTGCTCTTCAATTAAAGCCAGATTCGGCACTTGGTCGGCTTGGCTAA
- the rplP gene encoding 50S ribosomal protein L16: MLAPKKVKFRKMQKGRMRGKAYRGGAITLGEFGLKALEPGWITSRQIEAARIAITRFVKRGGQVWTRIFPDKPITKKPAETRMGKGKGNPEYWVAVVKPGRIMYEMGGVAPDVAKQALKLASYKLPIATKFVARGEFQ, translated from the coding sequence GTGTTAGCGCCAAAGAAAGTTAAGTTCAGAAAAATGCAGAAGGGCCGAATGCGCGGGAAGGCTTACCGTGGGGGAGCTATTACCCTCGGTGAGTTCGGCTTAAAGGCCCTTGAGCCAGGATGGATTACGAGTCGTCAAATTGAAGCCGCCCGTATTGCCATTACACGTTTCGTGAAGCGTGGTGGTCAGGTGTGGACTCGGATTTTCCCCGACAAACCAATCACCAAGAAACCGGCAGAAACACGCATGGGTAAAGGTAAGGGCAACCCTGAGTATTGGGTGGCCGTAGTCAAGCCTGGTCGAATCATGTACGAAATGGGTGGCGTGGCTCCTGACGTCGCCAAACAGGCCTTGAAGCTGGCTTCGTACAAGCTTCCGATCGCGACGAAATTTGTTGCCCGTGGTGAATTTCAGTAA
- the rpmC gene encoding 50S ribosomal protein L29, which produces MDVKDLSGLSIDELTDKEKQLRQELFNFRFQLGIGRLENPMQVRSTKRDIARLKTVRRQLELLQTQTDQSVGK; this is translated from the coding sequence ATGGATGTGAAGGATCTCAGCGGTCTCTCGATTGATGAGTTGACCGACAAGGAAAAGCAGCTGCGCCAAGAGCTGTTCAATTTCAGGTTCCAGCTCGGCATTGGAAGGCTTGAAAACCCGATGCAAGTTCGGAGCACGAAGCGTGACATAGCTCGGCTCAAGACGGTGAGGCGTCAGCTGGAGTTGCTGCAGACACAAACCGACCAATCGGTCGGTAAGTAA
- the rpsQ gene encoding 30S ribosomal protein S17: MKEGQQHRREWYGNVVSNKMNKTVVVAVERSVIHPIYKKVLRRVTKLKAHDEGNVCKVGDRVQLSETRPISKDKHWRVVRVMTKGQPEK; the protein is encoded by the coding sequence ATGAAGGAAGGCCAACAACATCGACGTGAATGGTATGGCAACGTCGTCAGCAATAAGATGAATAAGACGGTGGTCGTTGCCGTTGAACGTTCGGTCATTCATCCGATCTACAAAAAAGTGCTTCGTCGAGTGACCAAGCTGAAGGCGCACGATGAGGGGAATGTGTGCAAAGTAGGGGATCGGGTACAACTGAGTGAAACGCGTCCCATCAGCAAGGATAAGCATTGGCGTGTGGTACGCGTCATGACTAAGGGGCAACCTGAGAAATAA
- the rplN gene encoding 50S ribosomal protein L14, with product MIQNYTYMDVADNSGAKQVMCFHVLGGTRRRYGSLGDIVVVAVKEAIPQAGVKKGDVSRAVIVRTTKEVRRDDGSYIKFDRNACVLINAQGEPVGTRIFGPVARELRWKKFMKIISLAPEVL from the coding sequence ATGATTCAGAATTACACATACATGGATGTGGCCGATAATTCCGGCGCGAAGCAAGTCATGTGTTTTCATGTGCTTGGGGGAACCAGGCGTCGGTACGGATCGTTGGGCGACATCGTGGTCGTAGCCGTCAAGGAAGCGATTCCACAGGCTGGTGTGAAGAAGGGCGATGTAAGTCGGGCAGTTATCGTGCGGACAACCAAAGAAGTGCGTCGCGATGATGGCTCCTACATTAAGTTCGACCGCAATGCCTGTGTGTTGATCAACGCGCAAGGGGAGCCTGTTGGTACCCGTATTTTCGGCCCGGTCGCTCGTGAGCTTCGCTGGAAGAAGTTCATGAAGATCATCTCGCTTGCGCCGGAAGTGTTGTAG
- the rplX gene encoding 50S ribosomal protein L24 has translation MARIKTKIRKGDTVVVVTGRERGKSGKVLSVDTVAGKILVEKLNMIKRHTKPNQKLRQGGILERESPLAISNVMFLCPVTKKPTRLGVKRQDDGRRARLSKKSKEIVE, from the coding sequence ATGGCACGAATTAAAACAAAAATTCGCAAGGGCGACACCGTCGTGGTGGTGACCGGACGTGAGCGTGGGAAGTCAGGCAAGGTTTTGTCTGTCGATACGGTCGCCGGCAAGATCCTGGTGGAAAAACTCAATATGATCAAACGTCACACCAAGCCGAATCAAAAGCTTCGTCAGGGTGGGATTTTAGAGCGTGAGTCACCACTGGCCATTTCCAATGTGATGTTTTTGTGTCCAGTTACGAAGAAGCCGACTCGGCTGGGGGTCAAGCGCCAAGATGACGGTCGGCGGGCCAGACTGAGTAAAAAATCCAAAGAAATTGTCGAATAG
- the rplE gene encoding 50S ribosomal protein L5, translating into MAKVEKGKGSKAASSKSSTKKEAAAPEISQDSGNEHQFSPRLRDTYRDQVVPALMKEFGYGNLMQVPRLERIVLNVGMGEAIQNVKLLESASNELGIITGQKPVTTRAKKAIAGFKLRQGMPIGAKVTLRSRRMWEFLDRLISLALPRIRDFRGVSPKAFDGRGNYTLGLKEQLIFPEIEYDTVASIHGMDITIVTTARTNDEGKALLKHLGMPFRA; encoded by the coding sequence ATGGCAAAAGTAGAGAAGGGTAAGGGCAGTAAGGCGGCGAGTTCAAAGTCGTCAACCAAGAAAGAGGCCGCCGCTCCTGAGATCTCTCAGGATTCAGGCAATGAGCACCAGTTCTCCCCGAGGCTCAGGGACACTTATCGCGATCAGGTGGTTCCGGCTTTGATGAAGGAGTTTGGTTACGGCAACTTGATGCAAGTTCCTCGGCTCGAACGCATCGTCCTGAACGTGGGGATGGGCGAGGCCATTCAAAACGTGAAGTTACTGGAGAGTGCCTCTAATGAGCTTGGCATCATTACCGGGCAAAAGCCGGTTACTACGCGAGCCAAGAAGGCCATCGCAGGCTTCAAGTTAAGACAGGGAATGCCGATTGGCGCTAAGGTTACCCTTCGCAGCCGGCGGATGTGGGAGTTTTTGGACCGCTTGATCTCCCTCGCCCTGCCGCGTATTCGAGACTTCCGTGGTGTGTCGCCAAAGGCTTTCGATGGTCGCGGCAATTACACGCTCGGCCTGAAGGAACAATTGATTTTTCCTGAAATCGAATACGATACCGTCGCCTCGATCCATGGCATGGATATCACGATCGTCACGACCGCCAGAACAAACGATGAGGGTAAGGCTTTGCTCAAGCATTTAGGGATGCCGTTTCGGGCCTAA
- a CDS encoding type Z 30S ribosomal protein S14, with translation MSRLALRNKAAAKSKFACRDYHRCGLCGRVRGFLRRFRMCRICFRFLSLKGEIPGVRKSSW, from the coding sequence GTGTCAAGATTAGCACTAAGGAACAAAGCGGCTGCAAAATCGAAATTTGCTTGTCGTGACTACCACCGATGTGGACTCTGTGGTCGTGTTCGTGGATTTTTACGTCGCTTTCGGATGTGTCGTATCTGTTTTCGATTTTTGAGCCTCAAGGGTGAGATTCCAGGAGTTCGTAAGTCAAGCTGGTAG
- the rpsH gene encoding 30S ribosomal protein S8, whose amino-acid sequence MITDPIADLLVRLGNAARRRQDVVKVPVSKVKRQILNILGKEGFILGYGEMQEEGHPYFSVQLRYVDEARPMITGMRRISKPGRRVYVGRDDVPKVRNGIGVAVISTSKGLMTDSDSRRSGLGGEVLCSVW is encoded by the coding sequence ATGATTACTGATCCGATTGCTGATCTATTGGTGAGACTAGGGAACGCGGCTCGTCGGCGGCAGGATGTGGTGAAGGTCCCCGTTTCAAAGGTGAAACGGCAAATTCTCAACATTCTTGGGAAAGAGGGATTCATTCTCGGTTACGGTGAGATGCAGGAAGAGGGACATCCCTATTTCTCCGTCCAACTTCGGTATGTGGATGAAGCTCGCCCGATGATCACGGGGATGCGACGAATCAGCAAACCAGGGCGGCGTGTGTATGTCGGTCGGGATGATGTTCCCAAGGTTAGGAATGGTATCGGTGTGGCGGTCATCTCTACTTCGAAAGGTCTTATGACTGACAGTGATTCCAGGCGGTCTGGGTTAGGCGGAGAAGTTCTTTGTTCTGTCTGGTAG
- the rplF gene encoding 50S ribosomal protein L6, translated as MSRIGRKPISVPAGVDIKVSGHVVSVKGPIGKLDWKLTDGLSVAVKDGQLLVNRSGDARQIRAMHGLVRAELSNIIQGVTKGYEKALEITGVGYKAQLQGREMSFNVGYINPVTYTVPAGIDVKVDKQTLISIKGVDKRLVGQVAANIRSIKPPDVYKQKGIRYAGEVLRKKAGKTGK; from the coding sequence ATGTCGCGGATAGGGCGGAAACCAATTTCAGTGCCAGCTGGTGTGGACATTAAGGTGTCCGGTCACGTTGTCTCAGTCAAGGGCCCGATCGGCAAACTTGATTGGAAATTAACTGATGGTTTGAGTGTCGCGGTGAAGGATGGGCAGCTGTTGGTCAACCGCTCTGGCGATGCGCGCCAGATTCGTGCGATGCATGGGCTCGTTCGAGCGGAACTCAGTAACATCATTCAAGGTGTCACGAAGGGGTATGAGAAGGCCCTGGAGATTACGGGTGTCGGCTATAAGGCTCAATTGCAGGGACGAGAAATGAGCTTTAATGTCGGCTACATCAATCCGGTGACCTATACGGTTCCTGCAGGCATTGATGTAAAGGTCGATAAGCAAACCCTGATTTCCATTAAAGGGGTGGATAAGCGTTTAGTCGGTCAGGTGGCGGCGAATATTCGTTCGATTAAGCCGCCTGATGTGTATAAGCAAAAAGGAATTCGATACGCCGGTGAAGTCTTGAGGAAGAAGGCGGGCAAGACCGGTAAGTAG
- the rplR gene encoding 50S ribosomal protein L18, producing MNIQEKNRKLARRKRRVRKSVIGTSDRPRLNVFRSRSHIYAQIIDDLRGHTVAAASTLDEALRKSVKSTGSIEGAKAVGKLIAERAKAAKVSMVVFDRGGRQYHGRVKALADASREGGLQF from the coding sequence ATGAATATCCAAGAAAAAAATAGAAAATTAGCGCGTCGTAAGAGGCGCGTTCGAAAATCTGTCATTGGGACGAGTGATCGGCCACGCCTGAATGTCTTTCGTAGTCGCTCTCATATTTATGCTCAGATTATTGATGACCTCCGCGGTCATACCGTAGCCGCGGCCTCCACATTGGACGAGGCCTTGCGCAAGTCTGTGAAATCGACGGGAAGCATTGAAGGCGCGAAAGCTGTTGGAAAACTAATTGCCGAACGGGCGAAGGCAGCCAAGGTCTCGATGGTTGTCTTCGATCGTGGCGGGCGACAGTATCATGGTCGCGTTAAGGCCCTGGCTGATGCGTCGCGTGAAGGCGGCCTGCAGTTTTAG
- the rpsE gene encoding 30S ribosomal protein S5 → MRVNPEELSLKDKVVFINRVAKVVKGGKRFNFCALVVVGDGQGYVGVGKGKAAEVPVAISKAVEQAKKHLVRVPIKGGTIPHEVHGLFGAEHVLLKPAADGTGIIAGGAVRAVVELAGAHNIIAKTLGRGNPFNAVRATLHGLQQLCDPQEMMRLRRSVATEAQVQV, encoded by the coding sequence GTGCGAGTCAATCCCGAAGAACTGAGCCTAAAAGACAAAGTAGTATTTATCAACCGTGTCGCCAAAGTAGTAAAGGGCGGAAAGCGTTTCAATTTTTGCGCTTTAGTGGTGGTTGGCGATGGTCAGGGGTATGTCGGTGTTGGCAAGGGGAAGGCAGCAGAAGTGCCTGTTGCGATTTCCAAGGCCGTCGAGCAAGCCAAGAAACATTTGGTTCGTGTCCCGATTAAGGGAGGGACTATTCCGCATGAAGTGCACGGCCTCTTCGGTGCTGAGCACGTCTTGCTGAAGCCTGCTGCTGATGGTACCGGGATCATTGCCGGAGGCGCTGTTCGGGCTGTTGTTGAACTGGCTGGCGCGCATAACATCATTGCCAAGACCTTGGGTCGTGGTAATCCATTCAACGCTGTCAGAGCGACTCTCCACGGCCTTCAGCAATTGTGTGATCCTCAAGAAATGATGAGATTACGACGGAGTGTTGCAACTGAAGCGCAGGTGCAAGTCTAA
- the rpmD gene encoding 50S ribosomal protein L30, whose product MATEKKTASTQASLRITLKRSPIGTPYKHRLVLRGLGLRKLNATVSRPASDQVKGMIAKVGYLLEVSPQ is encoded by the coding sequence ATGGCTACTGAAAAGAAAACCGCAAGTACTCAAGCAAGCCTTCGTATCACCCTGAAGCGGAGTCCGATTGGGACGCCGTATAAGCATCGCTTGGTTCTCAGGGGATTGGGGCTTCGAAAACTCAACGCCACGGTGTCACGTCCCGCCAGCGATCAAGTTAAAGGCATGATCGCCAAGGTTGGCTATTTACTGGAAGTGAGTCCCCAATGA